The Blastopirellula marina genome contains the following window.
TATCGGTGCAGTACGCCACATTACCGACGCGGAAGCCCAGCACTTCAAACCGGGGACCATGCTGGAGGCGGATCGGCGTGACCTCGGCCCCCAGGACATGAAACGGATCGAGCCCGATATCAATCATTTCCAGCGCCGGCCGCGAACCGACATGGGTCTGGACTTCGGTGCTGAACGCGTAGTCATATACCTTGCGGATTTTCGCATCGACGTTCGGCTCACAGTAAATCGGAACGGCGTGTCCCAGATAAAACTGAAACAAGCGAACTTCATCGAGCCCGAATAAGTGGTCGGCGTGGCTGTGCGTGAAAGCGACGGCATGCACCACACCAATTCCGTTGTTCAAAAGCTGTGTCCGCAAATCTGGGGGGGTATCTATCAGCAGATTCCCCTCCGGCAAGCCGAAGATCACGCTACATCGGAGCCTTTTGTTCTTCGGATTCGTACTTTGGCAGACATCGCACCCGCAACCCACCACAGGCACCCCCATAGAGGTACCAGTTCCCAGAAGGAGAAGTCGCCCGGTAATGTCGCGTGTTACGACTTCCTTTTTGGGCGAGCTAAGTGGTGGGTTCTGACTCATACTAGGTCTTTCGGGTGGAAATTGTCTGGCCTGAGAATCGCAAAAGAGACTTCCGCTTGCAACCCCTCGAATACGAAACCACTTCACCACCGGTGATCAATTCGTAACCTGTTGCCCCTGAAATGCTTCTAAAGGGGAAGAGAAAGCATGTCTCTGGCCCCCTAGCCAGTTCCCGTATTGGCCTGCCGATGGGAAGGGCTAAGAAACTTCGTAGAAACTACGCTAGCTGGGCAAGGGAATTCCGTGTTAGGGCGAATAAGATGATATCGGGGCGCGTTCCCCTTCGGCCCTCAAGCGCGGTTGACCCCCTTGGCCAATCCCTATAATCTACGAGATGGGAAGGGTTTGCGCGCACGCTTCCGTTGTGGCGGTGTCTACAAAAAAGGTCTTGTTTCGCCCCAACGTGTGCCACTAATTCTCCTCCTCCTCAGGTGAAATTCAGCGATGGAGATATTGGAACAGATTTGGGAAAAGATCAGCCTGTTTTTTGGCGGTCTACTTAGCGGCTTTGAACGGCTGATCACGTCAGCATTCGGTTCGTCTAATGCCCGATATATTAAAAAGTTACAGGGACTCGTTGATGCCATCAACGAGCTGGAACCGAAGTACGAAACCCTCTCGGACGACGAACTTCGCGACCAGACTCGGCTGTTCAAGCAGCGACTGGCATCGGGCGAGACTCTCGATGACATATTAGTTGAGGCGTTTGCCGTCGGCCGCGAGGCTGGCAAACGTTATCTCGGCATGCGGCACTACGATGTCCAGCTCATCGGCGGCATCGTGCTCCACCGGGGTAGTGTGGCCGAAATGGTCACTGGTGAAGGTAAAACCTTGGTAGCTACCTTGCCGGCATACCTCAACGCGATCGAAGGCAAAGGGGTGTTCGTCATTACGGTGAATGACTACCTCGCACGCCGCGATATGGAATGGATGGCACCGCTCTACCGAGGCCTGGGCCTGACGGTCAATGCCATCCAAAACGATATGTCGGTCGAAGCTCGTCAGCAAGCTTACAGCTGCGATATTACTTACGGTACGAACAACGAATTCGGCTTCGATTACCTCCGCGACAACATGCGTCCCGCCGCTCGCGGTGACGAACGCTTCCCGAAGCATTACCAACAATCGCAAGGCCGTTTGCACTACGCGATCATCGACGAAGTCGACAATATTCTGATCGACGAGGCGCGTACCCCGCTGATCATTAGCGGTCCAGCTAACACCAAGAATGAAAAGTACGCCGAAGCGGACAAGATTGCTCGCACGCTCAAAAAGGAAGAGCATTTCGTCGTCAACGAGAAGGATCGTACGGCTAACCTGACCGAAGATGGTGTCCGTACCGCCGAACGTCTCGCTGGGGTGGAAAGCTTCTATACCTCCGGCAACATGGAATGGCCACACCTGATCGATAACGCCCTGCGCGCGCACTACCTGTATCAACGCGACGTCGATTATGTGGTGGAAGACGGCAAAATCATCATCGTCGACCCTCACACCGGTCGTAAGATGGATGGTCGTCAGTGGAGCGACGGCATGCACCAGGCCGTCGAAGCGAAGGAAGGGGTCAAAATCAAGGAAGAGACCCAGACCCTCGCAACGATCACGCTGCAGAACTTCTTCAAGCTGTTCGACAAGCTGAGCGGTATGACCGGTACGGCCATGACCGAGGCGGGCGAGCTCTGGAAGATCTACAAGCTGGATGTGATCGCCATTCCGACCAACCGCGAGATGCAGCGTATCACCTACACCGACGTCATCTTCATGACGGAAAAGGAAAAGTACGAAGCCGTTGCCGACGAAATCGAACGTCACATCAAGTGGGACGTCGTTATGTTCAAGAACGGCGACGAACTGTGGGGCGACATCGTTAAAGAGAACGACGATTCGATCGAATTCCAGGCCAAGGGCCAAAAGCAACCCACGAAGATCGACCGTAGCAAGATCAAAGCAGTCCAATACAAAGGACGCCCCGTTCTGGTCGGTACCGTGAGTATCGAAAAGAGCGAGCGGCTTTCGCACCTGCTCGACAAACGCGGTATTAAGCACGACTTGCTCAATGCGAAGCAGCACAAACGTGAGGCCGACATCGTCGCCCAAGCTGGTCGAATCGGATCGGTCACCATTGCCACCAACATGGCCGGTCGTGGTACCGACATTATCATGGGCGGTAACCCAGAAACGATGGCGTGGGCCCAACTGCAGCACAAGTACGCCACACGCTTGGACGTACCGCAGGAAGAATGGGACGCACTGGTCAACGAGATTGAACAGCGCGAACAGATGAAGCCGATGGGCAAGAAGGTCAAGGAACTAGGTGGCTTGCATGTCATCGGTACCGAGCGCCACGAATCCCGTCGTATCGACCTTCAGCTTCGCGGTCGTTGTGGTCGTCAGGGTGACCCAGGTAGCTCGCGATTCTTCCTCTCACTGGAAGATGACCTGATGCGGATCTACTTTGGCGATTGGGCGAAGAACTTCATTCAACGCATGCCCGCCGCGATGCGGCCGCAACCAGGCGACGCCATCGAAAGCCGCTTGATCATGCGTCGTATCGAAGGTGCCCAAAAGAAACGCGAAGAACAGAACTTCGAGGCGCGTAAGAATCTGCTCGAATATGACGAAGTGATGGACGAACAGCGTAAGCGCGTCTACGGCTTCCGTCAGCAAATCTTGGAAGGTGGCGACAGCCGTGACCTGATCATGGACATGGTTCGCGAACAGATCGAGTATCACGTTCGCATGTTCATGGAGAAAGACTTCGGCATCGATACATTCGCCAAATGGGCAGGTAGTGAGCTTTCGTGTGAGCTAAACAACCGAGATCTCCGTGGCATGGATTTCCCTGCCGCCGAGCAGTTCGCACGCGATCAGGCTGAACGTGCCGCGGCATCGAACATCATGTCGGCAATTGACGAAAACTTGCCCGACAGCGAAGACGAAAGCGAGTGGAACTGGGGCGCAATGGCCCGCTTCGCGAACAGCATGTGGAAGTTGAACCTCAACGACCGCGAGTTGAAGAAAGTAGGCCGAGATCAGGTCGATGAATTCCTGATCGAGAAGGCCCGCGAAGCGATTGCCAAGGTCGACCTCTCCGAAGGTGAGAAGTTCCTCGATAAGGAATTCGGCCTGAAGACGCTCAGCCATTGGTGTCGTTACAAATTCGGTTTCGAACTCGACGTCGACCAACTACGCGACAAGTCTCCTGCCGTTGTCATCGATCAGGTCTACGCCAAGGGCGTGGAAGTATACGACCGCAAAGAAGCGGAATACCCGGTTCTGACGGGCTTGTATAAGTTCAGCGACAAGAGCGGTGGCCACTCGCGTTTGGATCGGGATGCCTTGTTGGCTTGGGCTTCGGGACGTTTCGAGACCAATCTCGACGCCGAGGAGTTCAAGAGCAAGCAGCGAGAAGAGATTCAAGCGATGCTCATCCCACTGAGCGAACAACATAAAAAGGTCGCCCTCGAAAAGATGAAAGCCGTTCACGACAAGGTTGAACAGCTGTACGAAGACAACTCGGACAGCCAGACGTTGTCGGTGATCAGTGGTGGCAACGGCCAGATGAGCTCACTGACTGCCTGGATTCAGCAGAACATCGATGCAACGATCCCTGCTGACGAGCTAGAACAGTTCGACAAGCAGCAGTTGGAATCGCGTTTGATCCGCGAAGTCTACGAGCGTTATCGCCCAGAAATGACGCGGATGGAACGCAGCGTTCTGCTAGAACTGATTGACAACGCTTGGAAAGATCACCTTCTGGCAATGGATCACCTGCGATCGGCTGTCAGCTTCGTCGGCTACGCTCAGGTCGACTCCAAAGTCGAGTATAAGCGGGAAGGTATGCGACTGTTCGATCAGATGTGGCGAAGTGTCGGCGAACGCGTTACCGACCTCGTCTACAAGATCGAAAGCCTCAACGAAGAGTTCGTTAGCTCGACCTGGAAGGAATCGGAGGCTCGCCACGATTCCGCTGCTTCGATCGGCGACATGGCCCAACAGCAGGAAGAGGCGATTAACAACTCGCAAGGCGAAGTAGAAGTGACCGCACCGATTCGTAACGTGGGTGAAAAGATCCATCGTAACGATCCTTGCCCCTGTGGCAGCGGCAAGAAGTACAAGGCTTGCTGCATGAAGCAAGAACAAGCTCGATAATCCCGAAAGCACCTTACCGAGGTACTTTATAGCGGCCTGCTACCTAGGCGTGATCTACACTGGGTAGCGATAGGGCCATTTGCTGAAGCAACGGACTTTGCTTCGATCGACCATCAAGCGATTGCTCAACAAGAGCAATCCCCTGGACGGATCCGCCGATGATCTCTTGGCTGCTCAATATCGTCTACCTTACGCTGGTCACCGCTGCGTTTCCCTTCTTGATGTGGTCCGCGATCACCAAAGGGAAATACCGGGAAGGCTTCTCGGAAAAGTTTCTAGGCAAAGTACCGTCGCGCCCCGTAGGTTCTTCACAGCACTTATGGCTGCATGCCGTGAGCGTCGGTGAGGTGAACTTACTGGCTCCGCTGATTCAAGCGATTCGCGGGGAACATCCGGCAGCAACGTTCCACATCACAACGACCACCAAGGCCGGTTACGACCTGGCCAAAACCAAATATGCGGATCACACGGTCAGCTACGCACCGCTCGATTTCTCTTGGGCGGTTGCCTCAGCCTATCAGCGAATCCGTCCCGATGCTGTCCTGTTGGCCGAACTGGAATTGTGGCCAAATGTAATTCGCTTTGCGCAGCGATACGATGCCCACATTGCGATCGTGAACGGTCGACTCAGTGCGAAAAGCCACCATGGCTATCGCCGCATCCGCTGGCTGGTCGGTCCCCTGCTCCGCAAACTCGACTTGATTTTAGCCCAGGACGAAACCTACGCCGCGCGGTTCCGCGACCTAGGTGCCCACGCGAACACCGTTCAAGTCACCGGCTCGATCAAGTTCGATGGAATCACACCTAATCGCAACAACCCGCAGTCGCTCGCCTTCGGCGACTTGGCCGGCATCCAAACGGACGACCTCGTCTGGCTGGCTGGTAGTACGCAGACCGGCGAAGAGCCGATTGTTCTCGCTGCATATCACCAAGCCCGACAGAGAATTCCCAACCTGAAGCTACTGCTCGTTCCTCGTCATCCCCATCGCTTCGACGAGGTCGCCCTATATCTGGAAGCTCAGGGCGAAACCTTCGCTCGTCGAAGCCAGCTAACCAAGTCCTTAACGGCCAATCATCCGATCCTGCTGATCGACAGCGTGGGTGAGCTTTCGGCCTGGTGGGGCCTCGCCGACATCGCTTTCGTTGGAGGTAGCTTAGGAAATCGGGGCGGGCAGAACATGATCGAGCCAGCCGCTTACGGGGCAGCGGTGGCCGTCGGACCGAATACGTGGAACTTCAAAGATGTTGTCGAGCGGTTACGGGCGGCCGAAGCGTTAACCGTGATTCACGACGCGGAGAGCCTGGCTCACTTTGTCATCCAAGCCGCATCGGATAGCAGTTGGCGTTATATTCAGGGACAGCGAGCCAAAGACGTTGTGCTTGAGCAACAAGGCGCCACAGCACGAACTGTTGACGCTCTGAGGCCACTTCTCGAGCAACCTACGATTGTCAAATTTCGCTCGGCGGCCTGAGGTCGTGACGCTGTAACCATGGCCAGCTGTTGAATCTGTTCCCGCCAACCACCAGATAGCGGCAAATCGGCTTTTTTTGGCCTATTTACCCGGTTGTTCGCCTTCTGCCCTTGTCCCTATAATGCCCTACTCGCCCTTGGTCTCGGGCCATTAGTTGGCGTGTTCCTATCCCGCTCCGTGCCCGTGTGCCGGTCTGTATCTCAGGAGAGTTTAACGGTGGCTTCTGGAAAGTATTTGTTCACTAGCGAATCGGTCAGCATGGGTCACCCGGACAAGATGGCTGACCAAATCTCGGACGGCATTTTGGATGCCCTGCTTGCCGAGGATCCTCATAGCCGCGTTGCCTGCGAAACCATGGTGACCACGGGCGTTGCAATTGTTGCTGGCGAAATCACGACCAAGGCTCGTATCGACTATCAAGACGTCATCCGCCAGGTCATCCGTGACATCGGTTACACCAGCGACGACATGGGCTTTAACGCCGATACCTGTGCTGTGATGGTCACCCTCGATCGCCAGAGCCCAGACATCGCTCAAGGCGTCAACGACGACTCGGCCAAAGGCAAGGAAATCGGCGCTGGCGACCAGGGCTTGATGTTCGGTTACGCTTGTAACCACACGCCAGAATTGATGCCGCTGCCAGTCGCTCTGTCGCACCGCATCTTGAACCGATTGACCGAAGCTCGTCAGAACGGCGAAGTCGATTGGCTGCGTCCTGACAGCAAGAGCCAAGTGACCGTCGAATTTGATGGTGATCGTCCGGTTGGGATTCATACGGTTGTCGTTTCGACGCAACACTCCGACACCGTCGACAATGCCACGATCAAAGAATTCGTCATCGAAAAGGTTATCAAGCCGGTCCTGCCGGAAGAGTTCCTTGATGACGACATCATCTACCACATCAACCCAACCGGCAAATTCGTCGTCGGTGGTCCGATGGGTGACTGCGGTTTGACCGGTCGTAAGATCATCGTCGACACCTACGGTGGTTGGGGTCGCCACGGTGGTGGTGCGTTCAGTGGTAAGGACTCGACCAAGGTCGATCGCAGTGCTGCTTACATGGGCCGCTATGTTGCTAAGAACATCGTTGCCGCTGGCCTGGCCGATCGCTGCGAAGTGCAGTTGGCTTACGCAATCGGCGTGACCGATCCGGTCAGCGTCCACATCGACACCTTCGGCACCGGCAAGATCGACGACGAAAAGATCTCGGATCTCGTCGTGAAGACTTTCCCACTCTCCCCCGGTGGAATCATCGACTACCTCGACCTGCGTCGCCCGATCTTCCGCGCAACCGCGGCAGGCGGTCACTTCGGGCGCGATGAATTTCCATGGGAAAACACTGACAAAGCGGAAGAATTGGCCAAAGCTGCCGGTATCACGGTTTCCGCCTAATCACGGCCGAAATCAATTCCGCATTGCGAGAATCTGGGGTTCCTGTCACACTTCGCGACAGGAACCCTTTTTCATGCGCCCCCCTGGGAAGTCGTTGGCATGGATCGCCACCAATCGCCTGTATCGCCGGAACTTAGCAGCATTTTTCTCTCTTTGGCCTGCGGTGGAACTGCCCTGCTAGCAACCGTTGCTTTGGCCGCTTGTGGCGTTCGCTTAATCTGGCCGGAAGCGGAACCACTGCCAGCCGCCGCATCGCTTTCGATTGCCCTGCTCACGGCCGCCTGGTGCGCGTCAATTCGCGCCGCATGGCTCGCTGCTTCCCCGCAGAAATTTGGGAACAAGCTTCATGCGCTAATCGCAGCAATACCTTGCTGTTCGGTAATCCTCATCGCTCGCTCGGTCACCTTTTATCCTGTTGGCGAATTCGCCACTTTTCTTCTGTGGTTTGCAACGCTCGCTCAAGAAGCGATTACGTTATCACTCTTCATTTCAACGCTCGGTGGCGACACGATCAGCCAATGGCTTAGTCGTGTTACGAATTCCACCGAAACGCAGCCAGCGGAATCATCGGAAATTCAACCTATCGTACCAATGCCGATCTCGACGAACGACTTCCTCTCAGAAGAGGAAGACGAAGAACAAGAAATGAGGCTGGCCGATCATGTGACCCAGCAACTAACGCGGGCCATCGAAGCGAACCAGGAACAGATCCACGGCTTGGTCCGGGCGACCTTCACGCCGGGGCAGCGACATGCTTATCTGCATATCGGCTTTTGCCCTCCACTGCCCTCGGTTCCACAGGTTGAACTGCATCAGCTCGAGGGAGAGGAAGTTCAGATCAAAGCTGGGCAGGTTCTCACCAGCGGGGTTCGCTTCGACTTGAAACTTCGCGAAGCCTCAATCGAAACGCGGTTGCCTGTCTTCGAGTTCTTAGCAACCAGCCCAGTTGATGCGGCCGAGCAATTCCGTGAAGCATGCTAACCTAGCGTGCCTAACAGAAGTTTCTACTTAAATTCACGAATGTAGTTCGGGTTCAGCAAGACCACCAAGGCAAACACGGCGTACCCGATCTGAACAAGTCCCACGGGACTTAGCGAGAGAAGCGATAAGATTCCCAATAGCGCGGAAATGACGGCCAACACAATCGTGAGAATGCGGCCCCATTCGCGGAATTTCTGCACGCCGAAGCCTGCTATGAGTGTCAGTAGACCGACTAATGACGTCACCCCAGCGATGGCTAAAATCACGGCGGAAGCAATCCCGATTCCAACCTTCGCTTCAGGATCGATCTGCGGACTGTTCCCCATTTCAGCGAGCACAAAACTCATCGCTCCGCCC
Protein-coding sequences here:
- a CDS encoding MBL fold metallo-hydrolase, whose protein sequence is MSQNPPLSSPKKEVVTRDITGRLLLLGTGTSMGVPVVGCGCDVCQSTNPKNKRLRCSVIFGLPEGNLLIDTPPDLRTQLLNNGIGVVHAVAFTHSHADHLFGLDEVRLFQFYLGHAVPIYCEPNVDAKIRKVYDYAFSTEVQTHVGSRPALEMIDIGLDPFHVLGAEVTPIRLQHGPRFEVLGFRVGNVAYCTDTNLIPDESWEKLQGLDVLVLDALRPDPHPTHFSVEEAVEAAQKIGAKKTYFTHISCKLEHEATNASLPDGMELAYDGLEIPLT
- a CDS encoding preprotein translocase subunit SecA — protein: MEILEQIWEKISLFFGGLLSGFERLITSAFGSSNARYIKKLQGLVDAINELEPKYETLSDDELRDQTRLFKQRLASGETLDDILVEAFAVGREAGKRYLGMRHYDVQLIGGIVLHRGSVAEMVTGEGKTLVATLPAYLNAIEGKGVFVITVNDYLARRDMEWMAPLYRGLGLTVNAIQNDMSVEARQQAYSCDITYGTNNEFGFDYLRDNMRPAARGDERFPKHYQQSQGRLHYAIIDEVDNILIDEARTPLIISGPANTKNEKYAEADKIARTLKKEEHFVVNEKDRTANLTEDGVRTAERLAGVESFYTSGNMEWPHLIDNALRAHYLYQRDVDYVVEDGKIIIVDPHTGRKMDGRQWSDGMHQAVEAKEGVKIKEETQTLATITLQNFFKLFDKLSGMTGTAMTEAGELWKIYKLDVIAIPTNREMQRITYTDVIFMTEKEKYEAVADEIERHIKWDVVMFKNGDELWGDIVKENDDSIEFQAKGQKQPTKIDRSKIKAVQYKGRPVLVGTVSIEKSERLSHLLDKRGIKHDLLNAKQHKREADIVAQAGRIGSVTIATNMAGRGTDIIMGGNPETMAWAQLQHKYATRLDVPQEEWDALVNEIEQREQMKPMGKKVKELGGLHVIGTERHESRRIDLQLRGRCGRQGDPGSSRFFLSLEDDLMRIYFGDWAKNFIQRMPAAMRPQPGDAIESRLIMRRIEGAQKKREEQNFEARKNLLEYDEVMDEQRKRVYGFRQQILEGGDSRDLIMDMVREQIEYHVRMFMEKDFGIDTFAKWAGSELSCELNNRDLRGMDFPAAEQFARDQAERAAASNIMSAIDENLPDSEDESEWNWGAMARFANSMWKLNLNDRELKKVGRDQVDEFLIEKAREAIAKVDLSEGEKFLDKEFGLKTLSHWCRYKFGFELDVDQLRDKSPAVVIDQVYAKGVEVYDRKEAEYPVLTGLYKFSDKSGGHSRLDRDALLAWASGRFETNLDAEEFKSKQREEIQAMLIPLSEQHKKVALEKMKAVHDKVEQLYEDNSDSQTLSVISGGNGQMSSLTAWIQQNIDATIPADELEQFDKQQLESRLIREVYERYRPEMTRMERSVLLELIDNAWKDHLLAMDHLRSAVSFVGYAQVDSKVEYKREGMRLFDQMWRSVGERVTDLVYKIESLNEEFVSSTWKESEARHDSAASIGDMAQQQEEAINNSQGEVEVTAPIRNVGEKIHRNDPCPCGSGKKYKACCMKQEQAR
- a CDS encoding 3-deoxy-D-manno-octulosonic acid transferase is translated as MISWLLNIVYLTLVTAAFPFLMWSAITKGKYREGFSEKFLGKVPSRPVGSSQHLWLHAVSVGEVNLLAPLIQAIRGEHPAATFHITTTTKAGYDLAKTKYADHTVSYAPLDFSWAVASAYQRIRPDAVLLAELELWPNVIRFAQRYDAHIAIVNGRLSAKSHHGYRRIRWLVGPLLRKLDLILAQDETYAARFRDLGAHANTVQVTGSIKFDGITPNRNNPQSLAFGDLAGIQTDDLVWLAGSTQTGEEPIVLAAYHQARQRIPNLKLLLVPRHPHRFDEVALYLEAQGETFARRSQLTKSLTANHPILLIDSVGELSAWWGLADIAFVGGSLGNRGGQNMIEPAAYGAAVAVGPNTWNFKDVVERLRAAEALTVIHDAESLAHFVIQAASDSSWRYIQGQRAKDVVLEQQGATARTVDALRPLLEQPTIVKFRSAA
- the metK gene encoding methionine adenosyltransferase, with the protein product MGHPDKMADQISDGILDALLAEDPHSRVACETMVTTGVAIVAGEITTKARIDYQDVIRQVIRDIGYTSDDMGFNADTCAVMVTLDRQSPDIAQGVNDDSAKGKEIGAGDQGLMFGYACNHTPELMPLPVALSHRILNRLTEARQNGEVDWLRPDSKSQVTVEFDGDRPVGIHTVVVSTQHSDTVDNATIKEFVIEKVIKPVLPEEFLDDDIIYHINPTGKFVVGGPMGDCGLTGRKIIVDTYGGWGRHGGGAFSGKDSTKVDRSAAYMGRYVAKNIVAAGLADRCEVQLAYAIGVTDPVSVHIDTFGTGKIDDEKISDLVVKTFPLSPGGIIDYLDLRRPIFRATAAGGHFGRDEFPWENTDKAEELAKAAGITVSA